The genomic stretch GCGCCGGCGGCGCGTGCTTCGCCGTAGGCCCGAGCGAACACGCCGTGCGAGGCATCCTTGTCGGCTTGGATGACGACGGACACGTCGGACGAGAGCAGGATGCGTTGGATCGTCGGTCGAATACCGGAGACGCCGATCTCGCGGCCCGCATAGTAGACGCGTTCGTCCGCGGAGATGGCGATGAGGACGCTGTCCTGCTCGAGGGGAACCGCGGTCGCGGCCTCGGGTTTGTTCACGGCGATCCCGGTTTCTTCCACGAACACCGTCGTGAGGATGAAGAAGATCAGCAGGATGAAGATGCAGTCGATCATGGGCGACAGATTGATGTCGACCGTCTCTTCGGTGTCTTCGCGGAGCGTTTCCTTGAGCATGATTTCAGTTCTCCAACCGCAGGAGTAGTTGCATGCGGGCTTCGAGCAGGCGCAGCTCGCGGCGCTGGAACTCGCGTTTAATCCAATGGACGAGAAACAGAGCGGGAATCGCGATCATGAGACCCGTCTCGGTGGTGATGAGGGCGCGCGAGATGCCTTCCGCGACGGCGCGCGAGGTCTCGTGGCCGACCTGGAGCGACAACCCGCGGAACGTGTCGAGCATGCCCATGACCGTGCCGAGGAGGCCGAGCAGCGGCGCAGCGACGAGCAGCGCGTGCGAGTAACGCAGACGACTCCGCACGAGGCGCCGGAAGCGGGCGAGAAACTCGTCGTGGATCTCGATCCGCCTTTCCAGCAGGACGCGTTCGCCGGTCGGGTCGTCCGGCGCGAGGGAGGATCGGAGGGGGACGAGTCGCGCCTCGGTGAACTCTTCGAAGCGTGCGTTGCGGACGAACACCAGCAGGCCGATGATCGTCTTGTAGAGCAACAGCGATACGATCGCGAGGGCGATCATGACCGGGCCGCCGCTGAAGAGGACTTGGAGAAACGGGTTTTCCACGGCGCGAGGGGTCAGGAGGAGCGGTCCTTCGACTGCTCGAGCGAGATCGTCTTCACGAACTCGAAGGCGAGGCGCTCCATGTCGCCGAAGCGGCTGCGTATCATACGAGTGAATACGCCGTGCAACACCAGCGTGGGGATGGCGACCATGAGTCCGAGTTCGGTCGTGACGAGCGCTTCGGAGATGCCGCTCGAGAGTGCACGGGGATCGCCGGTGCCGAACACGGTGATGAGTGCGAAGGTTCTGATCATGCCGACGACGGTGCCGAGCAGGCCGAGGAGCGGAGCGGCGGCCGCCGTAATTGCGAGGAAGGGCAGATAGCGCTCCATCTCGGGGCGCTTGCGCAGAATGACGCTGAGCATCAGTTCCTCGAGGAGCACGGAGCTGGCGCGGATGTTGCGCACGCCGAGTTCCAACATGTCGCCGACGGGGCCGCGGACGGTCTTGACGGTGGCCAGCGCGGCGGCTTCGTCCCCGGCGCGAGCTTTCTGGATGATGGCGCCGAGCGTCCGCGAGTCGATCGAACGGAAGCGGCCGAGGTCCATGAGCTTGACGAGGCTGAGCACGAGGGCGACCGCGCCGAGACCTAGGATCGCGTAGCCGACCGGGCCGCCTTGAGCGATGTGGTCGACGATGCGGATGTTGGCGGCGCGGACGTTGACGGCGCTGCCGAGAGAAGCGTCGAGCGGCACGGTCGGATCTTCGCCGGTCGAGAAGGCGCGGACGCGATCGGCCGACGGACCCTCGAAGGCGACCACGGCAGGCTCGAGGGTCCCGGAGTGAAACGCCAAAAGACCGGAGACCGGCGAACTCGCAGCGCCGCCGTGGAAGTAGGCCGCCGGGCCCAAGACGTTGATCGTGCCTTCCGCGACGACGCCGCCGGGGCCGATGGCGCGAGCTTGAAACGAGTAGCCGCCGATCGTTTGTTCGGCTCGCTCCAAACCGATCTCGACCGCATCGAGATGGGCCTCGAAACGCTCTTTCAGCGTGAGGTTTGGTTGCTCCAGCGCGAGGCGGATCGCCGTGATGCGGTCTTTGTAGTGCTGATCTTCGGCGACGTGGATGCGGCTCTCGAAACCGTCGAGGTATTCTTGGAGGAAGCGCGTCGCGAACCCCGTCTGGGTGGAGAGTTCTTCGAGCTGATTGCGCAGAGCGTCGAACGCGCGGTTGTTGTCCGCCGTTTGCACGAGTGCCCGATCGATGGACTCGCGCAGGGCGACGTTTTCGTCCTCCAGACGGTTGATCTCACGGATCAGTGGAATCTTCTCTTCGGCGATGCGGGCGGATTGATCGCGGTAGACTTGGAGGCTGGACTCGACGCGCTCGGACATGGTGTCGAGCGCGGTCTGTGCATGGATCGCCGTCGGAACGAGAGCGGCGCACGCGCACGAGAGGAGAGCAAAGCCGAGACGCTTCATCGTGCACCTCCCGCCACGCGAACAGGCAGTTCCACGAGGTCCGGACGTACCCGCTTCTCGTAGATGTCGAACAATCGGGCGATCTCCGGGGCGTCGGCCTCGCGAGGTGTCCACGTCCATCCTTGGGGACCGGGCGAGAGGAGCCAAGCTTGGCTACCGGGTGCGTCCACGGCGTAGCCCATGGCGAGGCCCCAGTACAGGACCTTCACGTCGATGGTGGTGCCGTCGGCGGCCGGGCGGAGTTCGTGGGTGAGCGTGAGGGTGTTGTTGAAGAGATCGATGGAGGAAAGGATGGAGACGACCATCTGCGCTCGTTCGGCCGCACCGGCCGCGCGCTCGTCGGCGGGGCGAGAGAGCTTCTTCATCATGGTATCGATCTTGGCTGCGAGCGGCGGTGGCAGACTCGGGGCGAGAGCGAGCAGTCGTCCTTCGATTTCGCGACAGCGCGCCGCGAGAGCGGCGTTGGCTTCGGTTTGCTCGCGTAGTCCGGATTCCGTCTGCGCCAGCCGACTTTGGAACAATTCCGCGGCGACGGCGTTGGCGTCCAGTCGCGTGCGCAGGCCGGCCTGCTCGCGATCGAGTACTTGTATGCTCGTCTCGAGGACCTCCTTTTCGGTGCGCCATCGGGCGGCTTCGTCGGCGGTGCGTCGCTCCAGTTCGATCCAGCGGTCGGCTTGGGCCTTGAGATCTTCCGCCATCGTGGAGGCGAAAGTCGTAGGGACGAGGAGCGAGAGGAGGACGGACGAGGAAACGAGTCGCGACACGACGTGGCGCGACCATGGGGAAGCTTTTCCAAGGAGCATACGCAGCAGAACGGTTGCCTGAATCGAGGGGTGGGGCGGACGAAACGCGGCAGGCGCTGACGGTCGGAGGATTCATGCACCATTGCTCCGAGATCGCAAGGCCTCGGATGAAACGGAATGCAAGAAACGCGCGCGGCCCGCGTCGGCGTATCAGCAGACGGCGGGCCGTGTAGTGCTCTTTCGGATGCGGGCGTCGACTTTGTTTCGCGACGTGCGATGCCGAGGGAGGTGGTCTGCGCGGACGGGATTCACGCGCGGACGAGACCGAAGGCGAGCGAGAGCGACTTCGGCGGAAGAATGCACGCGCGCGTGAGACGTGCGCGGTCGCGGCTCAGCCGCTGCCTCACTTGTGCATCACGGCGGTGAGGTAGGTGCGGAGGCTGACGACGGCTTGCGAGTGGATCTGACAGATGCGCGATTCGGTGAGCCCGAACACCGCGGCGATTTCCGCGAGCCGCATGTTCTCGTAGTAATACATGGCGAGTACTTTGCGGGGGATCTCGGGGAGTTGATTGATGCGCTTGGCGACCATCTGGATGAGCTCTTCCTTCTCCATCCGGTCCGTGGCCGAGACGAGGTTGTCGTCGGCGATGACTTCGTAGAGCGAGCCTTCGTCGGTGCTTTCGCCGTTGGGGCTGTGGTCGAGCGGGATCAAGGAGACGGTGCGAGTCGAGTCGAGCAGGTCGCTGTATGCCTTCGGCGAAAGATTCATCGCCTTGCGTATCTCCTCTTCGGTGGCGGGGCGGCCGAGCTCCTGCTCGAGGTCTTCGACCGTCTTGCGGAGCGTCTTGAAGTTGGCGCGGGCGTTGCGCGGCATCCAGTCCATGCGACGCAGTTCGTCGAGGATCGCGCCGCGGATGCGCATGGTGGCGTAGGAGGCGAACGAGTCCTTCTGATCGGGATCGTAGCGCTTGAGCGCGGAAATGAGGCCGGCGAGGCCGACGGACTGGAGATCCTCTTCCTCGATGTGAGGCGGAAGACCGATCTTGATGCGGCTCACCGTGGATTTGACCAACGGGAGATACTGGAGAAGCAACTCCTCCTGTGACTCGTAGGGAACCTGGGGAGCGATTCGGTTCTGCGGGGCGCGTTTCTTGGCGACCGGTTCGAGGACGGCGGATGCGGTGGTGGACGTGTAGCTCATGTAGCGGCAGCAGGTGTTTGGTGCAGATGTGGCGTAGGTGTCGTCCGGCTCCGCCGGTTCCTGCTTCCCTGTCGTCCGTGGCGGCCTTTCGAGCCGACCCGGGGCAGGGTGAGCGGGAGGTCCATCATGGTTTCCGTCACCGCCGATCTTCTTAGCAACGCTGCTGCCAACACGTTCCATGGCGTCGTAAGACGTTATATGGTAACGACTAAAAACTTTAGGAAATTTTCCCGGTATCTTCTGGGGTGTTTTCTTCAGCTCTCGGGGCGGCAGAGATTGCCGAAGGCGGAAGAAATGCCCCGGCGGCGGAGCGGGAGTTAACCGTAAGAGAACGCCGGGGCTTGAGCGTCGTGCCGGGAGCGGCACGCTCGCGGGGATGCTCCTCAATCTCGGCGTGCGTGGGCACGACTTCGGAAAACTACCCCTGCCGGACCTCGCGAGCCGCATCGCGTCCGCCGGCCTGCGCTGCGTGCAGCTCGCGCCGCCCAAAGCCGTGGCCGGCCTCGAGACGGACGTCGGCACGCTCAGTCCGGGCTTCGCGGTGATGTGCCGCGAGGCGCTGGCGCGCGAAGGCGTGGCGATCGCGGTGCTGGGGTGTTACATCAATCTCTCCGAGCCGGAGGCGAGTCGGCGCGAGCCGCAGCTCGAGCGCTTCAAGACTTACCTGCGGCTCGCGCGGGACTTCGGTTGCAGCATCGTCGGGACGGAGTCGGGCTCGCTCGCTTCGGACTTTTCATGGCATCCGGACAACCACGGCGAGCACGCCTACCGCGGCGTGCTGGAGAGCGTGGCGGAACTCGTGGCGGAGGCGGAGAGCTTCGGCGTGTGCGTGGGCATCGAGGGCGTCGCGCACTTCACGATTCACTCGCCGCAGCGACTGCGCCGGTTGCTCGACGACATCGGTTCGAGCCATTTGCAGATCATTCTCGATCCGGTGAATCTGCTCGGGGCTACGATCCATCGAGATCAAGAGCGGATCGTGAAGGAAGCGTTCGATCTGCTCGGCGACCGGATTGCGGTCGCACACTTGAAGGACTTCGTGATGGAGGAAGGGCGGTTCCGCAGTGTCGCCGCCGGGACGCCGGGCGGCATGTTGGATACGGAGCTGTTTCTGCGGTTGCTCGCCGAGCGAAAGCCGGGCGTGCAGATCGTGTTGGAGGACACGCACCCGGACACCATCGCAAGCAGCGTGGAGACCGTGAGGACGCTCGCGGCCACGCTCGGTTGAGTCGAGGGCGCGAGCGCGACCGGATGCGGATCAGCGCTTCTTCGCGAGTGCGGCGGTGAACCAGTCGCCTTGGAGCGACTGTTGCGAGGCAGGTGGGCGTGGGGTGTTCGGACGGTTGCCGGGGCCGCTTCCGCCGCCGGGGCCGGTGCGCGGACGAGGCGAGGTCTGCGGTTGCGACGTGTCCTTCGGGCCGATCTGCGGGTTGCTGCGCATCGAGAGGGCGATGCGGTTGCGGGCGAGGTCGACCTCGGTGACCGTGACCATGACCTTCTGCTGAGGCTTCACCACTTCCGCGGGATCCTTCACGAAACGGTCGGCGAGTTGGGAGACGTGGACGAGACCGTCTTGGTGGACGCCCACGTCGACGAAGGCGCCGAACGCCGTGACGTTGGTCACGATCCCGGGGAGTTTCATGCCGGGTTTGAGATCGGAGGGCTTCGAGACCGTTTCGTTGAACGAGAACGTTTCGAACTGCTGGCGCGGATCGCGACCGGGTTTGGCCAGTTCGGCGAGGATGTCCTGGAGCGTCGGAAGGCCGGCCTTCTCGGTCACGTAGCGCTCCAGCTTGATCTTTGCGCGCAAGGCCGGATCGCGCACGAGGTCGGCGACGGTGACGCCGAGATCGGCGGCCATGCGTTCCACGATGGGGTAGCTCTCGGGGTGGACGGCGGAAGCGTCGAGCGGGTGAGCGGCATCGCGGATGCGCAAGAACCCGGCGGCCTGTTCGAACGCCTTGGGGCCGAGACGAGGGACTTCGAGCAACTCCGTGCGCGTCTTGAAGGGGCCCTTCTCGTTGCGCCGCGCCACGATGGCGGCGGCGGTCGAAGCATTCAGACCGGACACGTAGGCGAGGAGTTGTTTCGAGGCGGTGTTCACCTCGACGCCGACGCCGTTGACGCAGGAGACGACCGTGTCGTCGAGCGAGCGCTTGAGGGAGTTTTGGTCGACGTCGTGCTGATACTGACCGACGCCGATCGATTTCGGGTCGAGCTTCACCAGTTCGGCCAGCGGATCCATGAGGCGGCGACCGATCGAGACGGCACCGCGGACGGTGAGGTCGTGGTCGGGAAACTCTTCGCGGGCGACCTCGCCGGCGGAGTAGATCGAAGCGCCGGACTCGTTCACGAGCACCACGGGCACCGAGGGCGGCAGGCCGATGGAGCGGACGAACGTCTCCGTCTCGCGACCGCCCGTGCCGTTGCCGACGGCGACGGCCTCGATCTTGAAGTGGCGCGCGAAGCCGAGAAGCTTTTCCTTCGCCTCGGTCGGGTTGCGCTCGGGGTAGACCACGTCGTTGTGCAGGAGCTTTCCTTGGCGGTCGAGGAGCACGACCTTGCAGCCGGTGCGAAAGCCGGGGTCGATCGCGAGCGTGGCGCGTTGACCGAGGGGCGCGGCGAGGAGGAGTTCGCGGACGTTGTCGGCGAAGACCTTGATCGCCTCCAGGTCCGCGCGCTTCTTCGACTCGATGCGCATCTCGGTCTCGAGGGCCGGGCCGAGGAGGCGCTTCATCGCGTCGGCGAGGGCGAGGCGGACTTGTTCGCTGCATCGATTCGCGGCGGAACTCTCGCGGACGAACATCCGGGCGAGTTCGGCGAGCGCGAGTTGGTCGTCGGGCAACTGCACGCGCATGAAGAGGACCTCCTCCTTCTCGCCGCGACGGATGGCGAGGATGCGATGCGAGGGGGCCTTGGCGAGCGGTTCGGACCACTCGAAGTAGTCCTTGAACTTCGCTCCTTCGGCTTCCTTGCCGGAGACTACCTTCGAGGAGATCACGGCATGCGCGCGGTAGAGGCCGCGGAGCTTTTCGCGGGCTGCGGCGTCGTCGCTCATGCGCTCGGCGAGGATGTCGCGCGCGCCTTGCAGGGCTTCGTCGGCGGACTGGATCTTCTGAACCGTGTTCTTGCCGTCGTCGGGCGTGTATTCGCGTCCCGAATACGCGGCGGCTTCGGTGGCGGGATCGGTGGCGGGATCCTGCGCCCAAATCAAC from Opitutales bacterium ASA1 encodes the following:
- a CDS encoding biopolymer transporter ExbD, producing the protein MLKETLREDTEETVDINLSPMIDCIFILLIFFILTTVFVEETGIAVNKPEAATAVPLEQDSVLIAISADERVYYAGREIGVSGIRPTIQRILLSSDVSVVIQADKDASHGVFARAYGEARAAGAKRIHFSTLADGETF
- a CDS encoding FliA/WhiG family RNA polymerase sigma factor, whose translation is MSYTSTTASAVLEPVAKKRAPQNRIAPQVPYESQEELLLQYLPLVKSTVSRIKIGLPPHIEEEDLQSVGLAGLISALKRYDPDQKDSFASYATMRIRGAILDELRRMDWMPRNARANFKTLRKTVEDLEQELGRPATEEEIRKAMNLSPKAYSDLLDSTRTVSLIPLDHSPNGESTDEGSLYEVIADDNLVSATDRMEKEELIQMVAKRINQLPEIPRKVLAMYYYENMRLAEIAAVFGLTESRICQIHSQAVVSLRTYLTAVMHK
- a CDS encoding sugar phosphate isomerase/epimerase codes for the protein MLLNLGVRGHDFGKLPLPDLASRIASAGLRCVQLAPPKAVAGLETDVGTLSPGFAVMCREALAREGVAIAVLGCYINLSEPEASRREPQLERFKTYLRLARDFGCSIVGTESGSLASDFSWHPDNHGEHAYRGVLESVAELVAEAESFGVCVGIEGVAHFTIHSPQRLRRLLDDIGSSHLQIILDPVNLLGATIHRDQERIVKEAFDLLGDRIAVAHLKDFVMEEGRFRSVAAGTPGGMLDTELFLRLLAERKPGVQIVLEDTHPDTIASSVETVRTLAATLG
- a CDS encoding Tex family protein, with the translated sequence MSASQPNPEHVLRVAQELGVKIFQVAATAQLFAEGATVPFIARYRKEATGMLDEVQVTAVRDRLEQLQQTDERRTSILASLKERNLLTPELEMALLAADSVTRLEDLYLPFRPKKRTRATIAREKGLEPLAELIWAQDPATDPATEAAAYSGREYTPDDGKNTVQKIQSADEALQGARDILAERMSDDAAAREKLRGLYRAHAVISSKVVSGKEAEGAKFKDYFEWSEPLAKAPSHRILAIRRGEKEEVLFMRVQLPDDQLALAELARMFVRESSAANRCSEQVRLALADAMKRLLGPALETEMRIESKKRADLEAIKVFADNVRELLLAAPLGQRATLAIDPGFRTGCKVVLLDRQGKLLHNDVVYPERNPTEAKEKLLGFARHFKIEAVAVGNGTGGRETETFVRSIGLPPSVPVVLVNESGASIYSAGEVAREEFPDHDLTVRGAVSIGRRLMDPLAELVKLDPKSIGVGQYQHDVDQNSLKRSLDDTVVSCVNGVGVEVNTASKQLLAYVSGLNASTAAAIVARRNEKGPFKTRTELLEVPRLGPKAFEQAAGFLRIRDAAHPLDASAVHPESYPIVERMAADLGVTVADLVRDPALRAKIKLERYVTEKAGLPTLQDILAELAKPGRDPRQQFETFSFNETVSKPSDLKPGMKLPGIVTNVTAFGAFVDVGVHQDGLVHVSQLADRFVKDPAEVVKPQQKVMVTVTEVDLARNRIALSMRSNPQIGPKDTSQPQTSPRPRTGPGGGSGPGNRPNTPRPPASQQSLQGDWFTAALAKKR